The following are encoded together in the Pedobacter steynii genome:
- a CDS encoding NAD(P)/FAD-dependent oxidoreductase, whose protein sequence is MEDKNTREVIIIGGSFAGLSAAMTLGRAMRNVLIIDSGRPCNAQTPHSHNFITQDGETPAEITKIAKEQVLKYPTVSFLNDKVLSGKKIDGHFELQTESGQVLIAKKLLFATGIKDRMPDMEGFAACWGISVIHCPYCHGYEVSRQKTALLANGHDALHFAQVLSNWTKELVLFTNGPITLDEEQQEQLTKHGIKWIETPVSHLLHTVGQLNTLVLSDGQEHAFKVMYARIPFDQHTDVPADLGCTLNEQGYLQVDEMQHTSVAGIYAAGDNTSSGRAIAIAVAAGMRSGAAINYDLIADSW, encoded by the coding sequence ATGGAAGATAAAAATACCCGGGAGGTCATCATTATTGGTGGAAGTTTTGCCGGTCTTTCCGCAGCGATGACTCTAGGTCGCGCGATGCGGAATGTACTGATTATTGACAGCGGCAGACCTTGTAATGCCCAGACCCCTCATTCACATAACTTCATTACCCAGGATGGAGAAACTCCGGCAGAAATAACAAAAATAGCAAAAGAGCAGGTTTTAAAATATCCAACGGTCTCATTCCTGAACGATAAGGTTCTTTCCGGAAAGAAAATTGATGGTCATTTCGAGCTCCAGACAGAATCAGGTCAGGTACTGATTGCCAAAAAGCTCTTATTTGCAACTGGTATTAAAGACAGGATGCCGGATATGGAAGGTTTTGCTGCCTGTTGGGGAATTTCAGTTATCCATTGCCCGTATTGTCATGGCTATGAAGTCAGTCGTCAGAAAACCGCCCTGCTGGCCAATGGTCATGATGCACTTCATTTTGCTCAGGTACTGAGCAACTGGACAAAGGAATTGGTTTTGTTTACCAATGGTCCGATAACTCTGGATGAAGAACAACAGGAGCAGTTGACAAAACATGGGATAAAATGGATAGAAACTCCGGTCAGTCATTTGCTGCACACCGTCGGACAATTGAATACGCTGGTATTGTCCGACGGACAAGAACATGCATTTAAAGTAATGTATGCCAGAATTCCTTTTGATCAGCATACCGATGTCCCTGCAGATCTGGGTTGCACATTAAATGAGCAGGGGTATCTGCAGGTGGATGAAATGCAGCATACCAGTGTTGCGGGCATCTATGCTGCGGGGGATAATACCAGTAGTGGAAGGGCGATAGCAATTGCGGTTGCTGCGGGAATGCGTTCTGGTGCAGCAATAAATTATGACCTGATTGCGGACAGCTGGTAA
- a CDS encoding helix-turn-helix domain-containing protein produces the protein MSKTESLEDFYREKFNWLPENLQEGIGHFNVFNLDKHLGPNAAPVKYSRRDFYKVCLMRGRNIYHYADKSVEISGSTLMFFNPKVPYTWECLNEEGSGYFCIFTDAFFTEKIRGSLTDLPMFALGAKPSFSLNEEQDRQVTTLFLKMMEELDADYIYKYDLIRNYVMELIHFALKIQPAETLYQHPDANSRITSVFTELLERQFPIERLQQRFTMRSATDFAQQLSIHVNHLNRAIKETTGKTTTMHITERIVAEAKALLKHTDWNITEIGYCLGFEESAHFNNYFKKHTRLNPSQFRNV, from the coding sequence ATGTCAAAAACAGAGAGCCTTGAAGATTTTTACCGCGAAAAGTTCAATTGGCTTCCTGAAAATCTTCAGGAAGGCATAGGACATTTTAACGTCTTTAACCTGGATAAGCACCTGGGGCCAAATGCCGCTCCCGTAAAATACAGCAGACGGGATTTTTATAAAGTCTGCCTGATGAGAGGACGGAATATCTACCATTATGCCGATAAAAGCGTAGAGATCAGCGGTTCTACCCTGATGTTTTTCAATCCAAAAGTTCCTTATACCTGGGAATGCTTAAATGAAGAAGGATCGGGCTACTTCTGCATTTTTACCGATGCTTTTTTTACAGAAAAGATCCGGGGCAGTTTAACGGACCTGCCCATGTTTGCATTGGGTGCTAAACCTTCCTTTTCCTTAAATGAAGAGCAGGACAGGCAGGTAACTACACTCTTTCTGAAAATGATGGAAGAGCTTGATGCAGATTATATTTATAAATATGACCTGATCAGAAACTATGTGATGGAGCTGATTCACTTTGCGTTGAAAATACAGCCGGCAGAAACCCTGTATCAACACCCGGATGCCAATTCCAGAATTACTTCGGTGTTTACCGAATTGCTGGAACGCCAGTTTCCTATAGAACGCCTGCAGCAACGTTTTACCATGCGTTCCGCAACAGATTTTGCACAACAACTTTCTATCCATGTAAATCACCTCAACAGGGCCATTAAAGAAACCACAGGAAAAACAACTACGATGCACATCACCGAGCGCATTGTGGCCGAAGCCAAAGCCCTGCTGAAACATACCGACTGGAATATTACGGAAATTGGCTATTGTCTTGGATTTGAAGAATCTGCCCATTTTAACAACTATTTTAAAAAACATACCCGGCTCAACCCTTCTCAATTCAGGAATGTTTGA
- a CDS encoding SDR family NAD(P)-dependent oxidoreductase encodes MDNQKVWFVTGASKGLGLSLVKQLLKEGFKVAATTRKLKELTGAVANDTANFLPLVADLKNEESIGEAIDASIAKFGKIDVVVNNAGYGLTGSLEELSDEEARANFDVNVFGSLNVIRKVMPHFRAKHAGHIFNIASIGGYTGGFPGFGIYCATKFAVAGFSESLAAEAAPFGVNVTVVYPGYFRTSFLSPDSLIVPKNQIEAYQEVRANEHAHQNSINGNQAGDPEKAADALIQVAGAEKPPLHLFLGADAYEFANVKINQVKQDLEEQKQITVNTGF; translated from the coding sequence ATGGACAATCAAAAAGTATGGTTTGTAACAGGTGCTTCTAAGGGATTAGGGTTAAGCCTGGTAAAACAACTGTTAAAAGAGGGCTTTAAAGTGGCCGCAACAACAAGGAAACTCAAGGAGTTAACAGGTGCAGTAGCTAATGATACCGCGAATTTTCTCCCACTGGTGGCAGACCTTAAAAATGAAGAAAGTATCGGCGAAGCAATTGATGCCAGCATCGCTAAGTTTGGTAAAATAGATGTCGTTGTAAATAACGCAGGATATGGGCTAACCGGAAGCCTGGAAGAGCTAAGTGATGAAGAGGCGAGGGCTAACTTTGACGTGAATGTATTTGGTTCTTTAAATGTCATCAGAAAGGTGATGCCTCATTTTAGAGCGAAACATGCAGGTCATATCTTTAACATCGCCTCTATCGGTGGTTATACAGGCGGCTTTCCCGGATTTGGCATCTACTGCGCAACCAAGTTTGCGGTAGCGGGTTTTTCCGAATCACTTGCCGCTGAGGCAGCGCCTTTTGGCGTAAACGTGACTGTAGTTTATCCCGGATATTTCAGGACCAGTTTTCTTTCTCCGGATTCTTTGATCGTACCGAAAAATCAAATTGAGGCCTATCAGGAAGTAAGGGCAAATGAACATGCACATCAGAATAGCATTAATGGTAATCAGGCTGGAGATCCTGAAAAGGCAGCTGATGCACTGATTCAGGTTGCAGGGGCAGAAAAGCCTCCTTTACATTTGTTTCTGGGTGCCGATGCTTATGAATTTGCAAATGTTAAGATTAATCAGGTTAAGCAGGATCTTGAAGAACAGAAACAGATCACCGTTAACACCGGTTTTTAG
- a CDS encoding GAF domain-containing sensor histidine kinase has translation MATQIDQDIISSEEERIKALKRYAILDTPPDGSFDRLTRLAASLLKVPIAIVSLVDTDRIWFKSKYGVDVQQIDREEGLCASAIWSDEFYQVEDAAADPRTSNHPLVAGALGLRFYAAAPLRTKDGFNLGTFCVMDKETRTLNQEEAQILKDLRDIVMDQIELRLASRTSIAQHNQILNTTAHDLKNPLTTIPVRADLIKMKKDNPEMVDTLCDQIKIASLNMVRIIDELLQVGSIEAGKIHLLLIRVNASFLVSNVVSMNLPLAERKNQTLHFSYEKDLYVSADEGKLTEIVDNLVNNAIKYSPMGTNIFVRVKETADHKVIIEVEDEGLGLTTEDKSKLYQRFTRLSAQPTGGENSTGLGLSIVKVLVEAHEGTISAESEGQGKGCKFIVELPTRS, from the coding sequence ATGGCGACTCAAATAGATCAGGATATTATCTCCTCAGAAGAAGAAAGAATTAAAGCCCTGAAAAGGTATGCGATTCTGGATACGCCACCGGATGGCTCCTTTGACCGGTTAACCAGGTTAGCAGCGAGCCTGCTGAAAGTACCCATTGCCATTGTGAGTCTGGTAGATACTGACCGGATCTGGTTTAAGTCGAAATATGGAGTGGATGTCCAGCAGATAGATCGCGAAGAAGGGCTTTGTGCTTCTGCAATTTGGTCTGATGAATTTTATCAGGTCGAAGATGCAGCAGCTGATCCCAGAACATCAAACCACCCACTCGTTGCAGGCGCTTTAGGACTTAGGTTTTATGCTGCAGCCCCCCTGCGGACTAAAGATGGTTTTAACCTGGGTACTTTTTGTGTGATGGACAAAGAAACACGGACGTTGAACCAGGAGGAAGCACAGATTTTAAAAGACCTGAGGGACATTGTAATGGATCAGATTGAACTGAGACTGGCTTCCAGGACCAGTATCGCCCAGCATAACCAGATTTTAAATACCACTGCCCATGACCTTAAAAATCCATTGACCACCATCCCTGTCCGTGCCGATCTGATCAAGATGAAGAAAGACAATCCGGAGATGGTAGACACGCTATGTGATCAGATTAAAATTGCCAGCTTAAATATGGTTCGGATCATTGATGAGTTGCTGCAGGTTGGAAGCATAGAAGCAGGAAAAATTCATTTGCTGTTAATCAGGGTCAATGCTTCATTTTTAGTCAGCAATGTAGTTTCTATGAATCTCCCTTTAGCGGAAAGAAAAAACCAGACGCTGCACTTTAGCTATGAAAAGGACCTTTACGTGAGTGCTGATGAAGGAAAGCTAACAGAAATCGTGGATAATCTGGTAAACAATGCCATCAAGTATTCACCAATGGGCACCAATATCTTTGTACGTGTCAAAGAAACAGCTGATCATAAAGTGATAATCGAGGTAGAAGATGAAGGCCTGGGCCTGACTACTGAAGATAAAAGTAAGCTATACCAACGGTTTACCCGTTTAAGCGCACAGCCTACCGGTGGAGAAAATTCAACAGGCCTTGGCCTTTCCATCGTAAAAGTGCTCGTTGAAGCACATGAAGGTACGATCTCAGCAGAAAGTGAAGGGCAGGGCAAAGGCTGTAAGTTTATTGTTGAACTGCCTACAAGGAGCTAA
- a CDS encoding aldose 1-epimerase family protein encodes MISLENQYLRASFSSKGGELQSLKSKKTELEYLWSGNPDYWGKFSPILFPIVGGLKNNTYYFKNKAYTLPRHGFARDRVFEAEQISETELLFTLEHDEESLKVYPFEFRLGLRYQLSADQLICSYEVLNTGDQKLWFSIGGHPAFAVPLKEELSYHDYYLQFNKDHQLISNKINQDLIDDETKMTELENGKLRLEHDLFYEDALVFKNLKSDAIAVRSKQDPHGLEFQFKDFPFFGIWAAKDANFVCLEPWCGIADGIHTKQNLEEKEGILSLNPKENWKRQWQVTCF; translated from the coding sequence ATGATTTCCTTAGAAAACCAGTACCTGCGCGCTTCCTTCTCCTCTAAAGGCGGAGAATTACAAAGTTTAAAAAGTAAAAAAACAGAGCTGGAATACCTTTGGAGTGGCAATCCGGATTACTGGGGTAAATTTAGTCCGATATTGTTTCCTATCGTGGGTGGCTTAAAAAACAACACCTATTATTTTAAGAATAAAGCTTATACCCTGCCCCGTCATGGCTTTGCCAGAGACCGGGTATTTGAAGCAGAACAGATCAGTGAAACAGAACTACTCTTTACGCTGGAACACGACGAAGAGAGTCTGAAAGTGTACCCTTTTGAATTTCGTCTGGGCTTACGTTACCAGCTTTCAGCAGATCAGCTGATTTGCAGCTATGAGGTACTTAATACAGGAGATCAGAAGTTATGGTTTTCTATAGGTGGCCACCCAGCATTCGCAGTCCCTTTAAAAGAAGAGTTATCCTATCATGATTATTATCTTCAGTTTAACAAAGACCATCAGCTCATTTCCAACAAGATCAATCAGGACCTGATAGACGATGAAACAAAAATGACAGAACTGGAGAATGGAAAACTGAGACTGGAGCATGACTTATTCTATGAGGATGCCCTGGTATTTAAAAATCTGAAAAGCGATGCTATTGCAGTCCGGAGCAAACAGGATCCGCATGGACTTGAATTTCAGTTTAAGGATTTTCCTTTCTTTGGAATATGGGCGGCTAAAGATGCCAATTTCGTATGCCTGGAGCCTTGGTGTGGCATTGCAGATGGGATTCATACCAAACAAAACCTGGAAGAAAAGGAAGGGATTCTTTCTTTAAATCCGAAAGAAAACTGGAAGCGACAGTGGCAGGTAACCTGCTTCTAG
- a CDS encoding PAS domain S-box protein, protein MSIEKKLSSTTSILFRRPKVVGIIVFLLLTAIILFVANQRYRLVMEDKRLEMSRILSTVKQNVDQSLKNSYTAALTLGLTINGNGVPKNFDTVASQLLNSNRTLSSVQLVPNGIIKYIYPLKGNEPALNMDVFRHSKSISIEAQKAVESRKMYFAGPIALQQGGMGIVGRMPLFFDNKFWGFSAVVIKLDVFLKQAGVHEQMNNRFQFQLSKVNPVSGKEEFFLPIHPGFSKSAYETIDFPDGDWKLYVMVATAYKPYLKIIFPAIFSVLLAALTGFLVYLVFKKPAELQLLVHHQASRLIENEVKFKTIFDQAAIGIMEIDSNTGTFLRINSKLCKILGYTEEELRQTTFQALTHPDDLKEDLRYFQQMRAGLIREFELLKRYYRKDGQVVWVNLMITPLWKAGAEPTTHITVVEDVTGRIEAEQIAEEYQHRLESLINTIDGIVWEADPVTFDFNFISKKSEDILGYTAEEWLSSPTFWADHVHPEDRDWAVKYCITCTRKMEQHDFEYRMIAKGGDVVWLRDIVNVIVEEGKAVLLRGIMIDITKNKQAERDLNHSFDLVNEQNKRLLNFSYIVSHNLRSHSSNIQSIASLIETTDAEEERTEMIQLLKKVSDALNETLLNLNEVVNIQTNINIIVEPLNLKRYIDKTLNILHDQIVLKQVTVINKVTEDIVVNYNPAYLESILLNFIFNAIRYSHDDRLPVIELSCRHEDRLVLQISDNGIGLNLEKHGDELFGMYKTFNGNPDSRGVGLFISKNQIDAMGGRVTVESEVGVGTTFKIYFR, encoded by the coding sequence ATGAGTATAGAAAAGAAATTATCATCCACAACAAGCATTTTATTCAGAAGACCTAAAGTTGTAGGAATTATCGTATTTCTGCTGCTAACCGCCATCATTCTTTTTGTTGCCAACCAGAGATACCGGCTGGTTATGGAAGATAAAAGACTGGAAATGTCCAGGATATTAAGCACAGTGAAGCAGAATGTAGATCAATCTCTGAAAAATAGCTATACTGCTGCACTGACCCTTGGGCTTACCATTAATGGGAACGGTGTTCCGAAAAACTTTGATACGGTAGCCTCACAGCTGCTGAATTCTAACCGTACGTTATCCTCAGTTCAGCTGGTACCCAATGGTATTATCAAATATATCTATCCGCTGAAAGGGAATGAGCCTGCGCTCAACATGGATGTGTTCAGGCACTCAAAAAGTATTTCTATCGAGGCGCAAAAGGCTGTAGAATCCAGGAAGATGTATTTTGCTGGTCCAATAGCGCTTCAGCAGGGAGGAATGGGAATTGTGGGCCGGATGCCTTTGTTTTTTGACAATAAGTTTTGGGGCTTCTCTGCGGTAGTGATTAAGCTGGATGTGTTTCTTAAACAGGCAGGAGTACACGAGCAGATGAACAACAGGTTTCAGTTTCAATTGTCAAAAGTAAATCCGGTAAGTGGTAAAGAGGAATTTTTTCTACCAATACACCCAGGTTTTTCGAAATCTGCCTATGAAACCATAGACTTTCCTGATGGAGACTGGAAGCTGTATGTAATGGTTGCGACTGCTTATAAACCTTATCTGAAAATAATTTTTCCGGCGATATTTAGCGTCTTACTAGCCGCACTGACTGGCTTTTTGGTTTACCTCGTATTTAAGAAGCCTGCAGAGTTACAATTACTGGTTCATCACCAGGCATCCAGATTAATAGAAAATGAAGTTAAGTTTAAAACGATATTTGATCAGGCTGCAATCGGTATTATGGAAATTGATTCCAATACCGGTACTTTTTTAAGGATCAACAGTAAGCTTTGTAAAATACTGGGATATACTGAGGAAGAATTGCGTCAGACCACTTTTCAGGCCCTGACTCACCCGGACGATTTAAAGGAAGATTTGCGATATTTCCAGCAAATGAGGGCGGGACTAATCAGGGAGTTTGAATTGCTGAAAAGATATTACCGCAAAGATGGACAGGTGGTCTGGGTAAATTTAATGATAACCCCATTATGGAAGGCAGGTGCTGAACCCACTACCCATATTACCGTTGTTGAAGATGTGACCGGGAGAATTGAAGCAGAACAGATTGCCGAAGAGTATCAACATCGTTTGGAGTCTTTAATCAATACCATAGATGGAATTGTATGGGAGGCAGATCCGGTTACTTTTGATTTTAATTTCATCAGTAAGAAATCAGAAGATATTCTGGGTTATACCGCTGAAGAATGGTTGTCCTCGCCAACATTCTGGGCAGACCATGTACATCCTGAAGACCGCGATTGGGCAGTCAAATATTGCATCACCTGTACAAGAAAAATGGAGCAGCATGATTTTGAATACCGGATGATTGCAAAGGGAGGGGATGTCGTTTGGTTAAGGGATATTGTCAACGTGATTGTGGAAGAGGGCAAAGCAGTATTGCTCCGGGGAATCATGATTGATATTACTAAGAACAAACAGGCAGAAAGAGACCTGAATCATTCTTTTGATCTCGTAAATGAGCAAAATAAGCGCTTGTTGAATTTTTCCTATATCGTGTCTCATAACCTGCGTTCCCATAGCAGTAATATCCAGTCGATTGCTTCTTTGATTGAAACTACGGATGCTGAGGAAGAACGGACTGAGATGATTCAGCTGTTGAAAAAGGTGTCTGATGCCTTAAATGAAACATTACTGAATTTAAATGAAGTGGTTAATATACAGACGAATATTAACATTATCGTTGAGCCGCTTAATCTGAAAAGATATATTGATAAAACACTGAATATTCTGCATGATCAGATTGTATTGAAGCAGGTTACCGTTATCAATAAGGTTACTGAGGATATTGTTGTCAATTATAATCCGGCTTATCTGGAGAGTATCCTGCTGAATTTTATTTTCAATGCCATCCGGTACAGTCATGACGATAGGCTGCCTGTGATTGAACTAAGCTGTCGTCATGAAGATAGACTGGTACTGCAAATTTCTGATAATGGAATCGGGCTGAACCTGGAAAAACACGGTGATGAATTGTTCGGAATGTACAAAACTTTTAATGGGAATCCGGATTCCAGGGGTGTCGGACTGTTCATCTCGAAGAATCAGATTGATGCCATGGGGGGAAGGGTAACGGTAGAGAGTGAAGTTGGGGTAGGAACAACTTTTAAGATCTACTTCAGGTAA